From Halomicrobium salinisoli, the proteins below share one genomic window:
- a CDS encoding HalOD1 output domain-containing protein — protein sequence MADSQPITQRTVQAVASQTGKHPLELPPLGRSIDVDTLNDLEDIAADTTVQFSYAGHTVTVRDDAEVDVTPTPQDGVNA from the coding sequence ATGGCGGACAGTCAACCAATCACTCAGCGAACAGTGCAGGCGGTCGCGAGTCAGACGGGGAAACACCCGCTGGAGCTCCCACCGCTCGGCAGGTCGATCGACGTCGACACGCTCAACGACCTCGAAGACATCGCTGCGGACACGACTGTCCAGTTCTCCTACGCCGGACACACCGTAACGGTACGCGACGACGCGGAGGTCGACGTGACGCCGACGCCACAGGACGGCGTGAACGCGTGA